In Dromiciops gliroides isolate mDroGli1 chromosome 4, mDroGli1.pri, whole genome shotgun sequence, one DNA window encodes the following:
- the LOC122753990 gene encoding thioredoxin-interacting protein, whose translation MVMFKKIKTFEVVFSDPDKVFCSGEKVAGRVVVEVCEVTRVKAVRILACGVAKVLWMQGSQQCKQAMEYLRYEDTLLLEDHPAANDESVILRPGNLYEYKFGFELPQGPLGTSFKGKYGCVDYWVKAFLDRPSQPTQETKKYFEVMDPVDVNTPDLMAPVSAKKEKKVSCLFIPDGRVSVSARIDRKGFCEGDEISINADFENTCSRIVVPKAAIIARHTYLANGQTKVLTQKLSSVRGNHIISGTCESWRGKSLRVQKIKPSILGCNILRVEYSLLIYVSVPGSKKVILDLPLVIGSKSGLSSRTSSMASRTSSEMSWVDLNIPDAPEAPPCYMDIIPEDHRLESPTTPLLDDSSLDSPIFMYASEFKFMPPPTYTEVDPCIVNNNVQ comes from the exons ATGGTGATGTTCAAGAAAATCAAGACTTTTGAGGTAGTCTTCAGCGACCCCGACAAAGTCTTCTGCAGTGGGGAGAAGGTGGCCGGTCGGGTGGTGGTCGAGGTGTGCGAGGTGACCCGGGTCAAGGCCGTGAGGATCCTGGCTTGCGGGGTGGCCAAAGTCCTGTGGATGCAGGGCTCGCAGCAGTGCAAGCAGGCGATGGAGTACCTGCGTTACGAAGACACTCTTCTCCTGGAAGACCATCCGGCCG CTAATGATGAGTCTGTGATCCTGAGACCTGGAAACCTTTATGAGTACAAGTTCGGCTTTGAACTTCCTCAAGG GCCTCTGGGGACCTCATTCAAGGGGAAGTATGGCTGTGTAGACTACTGGGTAAAGGCTTTCCTAGACCGTCCGAGCCAGCCCACTCAAGAAACCAAGAAGTACTTTGAAGTGATGGATCCAGTGGATGTCAATACCCCTGATTTGATG GCACCTGTTTCAgccaagaaggagaaaaaagtttCTTGCCTGTTTATTCCAGATGGGAGGGTATCTGTGTCTGCCCGAATTGACAGAAAAGGATTTTGTGAAG GTGATGAAATCTCTATCAATGCTGACTTTGAGAACACATGTTCACGCATTGTCGTGCCCAAGGCTGCTATTATTGCCCGACACACCTACCTTGCCAATGGCCAGACCAAGGTGTTGACCCAAAAGCTGTCTTCTGTTCGAGGCAACCATATAATTTCTGGCACCTGTGAATCATGGCGTGGCAAAAGTCTCCGTGTGCAGAAGATTAAACCCTCCATCCTCGGCTGCAACATCCTTCGTGTTGAATACTCTTTATTG ATCTATGTCAGTGTACCTGGATCTAAGAAAGTCATCCTTGACCTGCCCCTAGTCATTGGCAGCAAGTCAGGACTCAGTAGTCGGACATCCAGCATGGCTAGCCGAACCAGCTCTGAAATGAGTTGGGTGGATCTAAACATCCCTGATGCCCCAGAAG CACCTCCTTGCTACATGGATATCATTCCTGAAGATCACAGGCTGGAGAGCCCTACCACTCCTCTCCTTGATGATAGCTCCCTGGACAGCCCTATCTTTATGTATGCATCTGAGTTCAAGTTTATGCCTCCACCCACTTATACTGAG GTGGATCCCTGTATTGTCAACAATAACGTGCAGTGA
- the POLR3GL gene encoding DNA-directed RNA polymerase III subunit RPC7-like isoform X1 codes for MHLFYEGTCPGTGFSHLISIQPDPPPTMASRGGGRGRGRGQLTFNMEAVGIGKGDALPPPTLKPSPLFPPLEFRPVPLPSGEEGEYVLALKQELRGAMRQLPYFIRPAAPKRDVERYSDKYQMSGPIDSAIDWNPDWRRLPRELKIRVRKLQKERTTILIPKRAPKTPAEKEETIQKLETLEKKEEEVTSEEEEEKEEEEEKEDEEEEEYDEEEHEEETDYIMSYFDNGEDFGGDSDDNMDEAIY; via the exons ATGCATTTATTCTATGAAGGAACCTGCCctggta cAGGCTTCTCCCATCTGATCTCTATACAGCCAGACCCCCCCCCTACAATGGCCAGCCGGGGtgggggccggggccggggtcGAGGTCAGCTGACTTTCAACATGGAGGCTGTGGGCATTGGGAAGGGGGATGCGCTGCCCCCTCCCACCCTGAAGCCCTCCCCACTCTTCCCT CCCCTGGAATTCCGTCCGGTGCCACTACCCTCAGGAGAAGAAGGTGAGTACGTTCTGGCACTGAAACAGGAGCTCCGTGGAGCTATGAGGCAGCTTCCCTACTTCATTCGTCCAGCCGCACCCAAGAGAG ATGTGGAGCGTTATTCAGACAAATACCAGATGTCAGGGCCGATTGACAGTGCGATTGATTGGAACCCTG ATTGGAGGCGTCTTCCCAGAGAGCTCAAGATACGAGTTCGAAAACTACAGAAAGAAC ggACAACAATCCTGATCCCCAAGAGAGCCCCTAAAACCCcagcagagaaagaagaaacaattcaGAAACTAGAG ACcttggagaagaaggaagaagaagtgacttcagaagaggaagaggagaaagaagaagaggaggagaaggaagatgaagaggaggaggagtatgATGAAGAAGAGCATGAAGAG GAGACAGATTACATCATGTCATACTTTGACAATGGAGAAGACTTTGGGGGTGACAGTGATGACAACATGGATGAGGCAATTTACTGA
- the POLR3GL gene encoding DNA-directed RNA polymerase III subunit RPC7-like isoform X3: protein MASRGGGRGRGRGQLTFNMEAVGIGKGDALPPPTLKPSPLFPPLEFRPVPLPSGEEGEYVLALKQELRGAMRQLPYFIRPAAPKRDVERYSDKYQMSGPIDSAIDWNPDWRRLPRELKIRVRKLQKERTTILIPKRAPKTPAEKEETIQKLETLEKKEEEVTSEEEEEKEEEEEKEDEEEEEYDEEEHEEETDYIMSYFDNGEDFGGDSDDNMDEAIY, encoded by the exons ATGGCCAGCCGGGGtgggggccggggccggggtcGAGGTCAGCTGACTTTCAACATGGAGGCTGTGGGCATTGGGAAGGGGGATGCGCTGCCCCCTCCCACCCTGAAGCCCTCCCCACTCTTCCCT CCCCTGGAATTCCGTCCGGTGCCACTACCCTCAGGAGAAGAAGGTGAGTACGTTCTGGCACTGAAACAGGAGCTCCGTGGAGCTATGAGGCAGCTTCCCTACTTCATTCGTCCAGCCGCACCCAAGAGAG ATGTGGAGCGTTATTCAGACAAATACCAGATGTCAGGGCCGATTGACAGTGCGATTGATTGGAACCCTG ATTGGAGGCGTCTTCCCAGAGAGCTCAAGATACGAGTTCGAAAACTACAGAAAGAAC ggACAACAATCCTGATCCCCAAGAGAGCCCCTAAAACCCcagcagagaaagaagaaacaattcaGAAACTAGAG ACcttggagaagaaggaagaagaagtgacttcagaagaggaagaggagaaagaagaagaggaggagaaggaagatgaagaggaggaggagtatgATGAAGAAGAGCATGAAGAG GAGACAGATTACATCATGTCATACTTTGACAATGGAGAAGACTTTGGGGGTGACAGTGATGACAACATGGATGAGGCAATTTACTGA
- the POLR3GL gene encoding DNA-directed RNA polymerase III subunit RPC7-like isoform X4 — MRQLPYFIRPAAPKRDVERYSDKYQMSGPIDSAIDWNPDWRRLPRELKIRVRKLQKERTTILIPKRAPKTPAEKEETIQKLETLEKKEEEVTSEEEEEKEEEEEKEDEEEEEYDEEEHEEETDYIMSYFDNGEDFGGDSDDNMDEAIY, encoded by the exons ATGAGGCAGCTTCCCTACTTCATTCGTCCAGCCGCACCCAAGAGAG ATGTGGAGCGTTATTCAGACAAATACCAGATGTCAGGGCCGATTGACAGTGCGATTGATTGGAACCCTG ATTGGAGGCGTCTTCCCAGAGAGCTCAAGATACGAGTTCGAAAACTACAGAAAGAAC ggACAACAATCCTGATCCCCAAGAGAGCCCCTAAAACCCcagcagagaaagaagaaacaattcaGAAACTAGAG ACcttggagaagaaggaagaagaagtgacttcagaagaggaagaggagaaagaagaagaggaggagaaggaagatgaagaggaggaggagtatgATGAAGAAGAGCATGAAGAG GAGACAGATTACATCATGTCATACTTTGACAATGGAGAAGACTTTGGGGGTGACAGTGATGACAACATGGATGAGGCAATTTACTGA
- the POLR3GL gene encoding DNA-directed RNA polymerase III subunit RPC7-like isoform X2, translated as MHLFYEGTCPGSFSHLISIQPDPPPTMASRGGGRGRGRGQLTFNMEAVGIGKGDALPPPTLKPSPLFPPLEFRPVPLPSGEEGEYVLALKQELRGAMRQLPYFIRPAAPKRDVERYSDKYQMSGPIDSAIDWNPDWRRLPRELKIRVRKLQKERTTILIPKRAPKTPAEKEETIQKLETLEKKEEEVTSEEEEEKEEEEEKEDEEEEEYDEEEHEEETDYIMSYFDNGEDFGGDSDDNMDEAIY; from the exons ATGCATTTATTCTATGAAGGAACCTGCCctggta GCTTCTCCCATCTGATCTCTATACAGCCAGACCCCCCCCCTACAATGGCCAGCCGGGGtgggggccggggccggggtcGAGGTCAGCTGACTTTCAACATGGAGGCTGTGGGCATTGGGAAGGGGGATGCGCTGCCCCCTCCCACCCTGAAGCCCTCCCCACTCTTCCCT CCCCTGGAATTCCGTCCGGTGCCACTACCCTCAGGAGAAGAAGGTGAGTACGTTCTGGCACTGAAACAGGAGCTCCGTGGAGCTATGAGGCAGCTTCCCTACTTCATTCGTCCAGCCGCACCCAAGAGAG ATGTGGAGCGTTATTCAGACAAATACCAGATGTCAGGGCCGATTGACAGTGCGATTGATTGGAACCCTG ATTGGAGGCGTCTTCCCAGAGAGCTCAAGATACGAGTTCGAAAACTACAGAAAGAAC ggACAACAATCCTGATCCCCAAGAGAGCCCCTAAAACCCcagcagagaaagaagaaacaattcaGAAACTAGAG ACcttggagaagaaggaagaagaagtgacttcagaagaggaagaggagaaagaagaagaggaggagaaggaagatgaagaggaggaggagtatgATGAAGAAGAGCATGAAGAG GAGACAGATTACATCATGTCATACTTTGACAATGGAGAAGACTTTGGGGGTGACAGTGATGACAACATGGATGAGGCAATTTACTGA